CGGGACCTGACGCCGGCGATGAAAACCTTTATCGGCTGGATCCGCCGGGAGGCGGAAGAGGAACAGCGGCGGGATTAGGCGGAGCCACGCCGGATCAGCGTCGGCGGCAGAATGACGTTCTGCGCCGGCAGGTCGGCGTCACCGATGCGCTGCAGCAGGCGCGCGGCGGCGCTGCGCCCCACTTCCCGCGCCGAGCTGGAGACGAAGGTCAGCGGCGGCTCGGTCAGCTCGGCCTCCGGCACGTCGCCGAAGCCGATCAGCGCCACCTGCCGGCCGTAGTAGGCGTCGACCCCGTCCGAGCCGATGCTGCGGCCGCTGCGCGTCAGGCCAAAATAGGCGCCAAGCGCCACCGAAGCCTTGTGGCAGACGACAGCGGTAATGTTCGGGTAGTGGCGCAGCAGCTGTTCCGCCGCTTGCGCCGCCTCACGCTGCCGGCAATCGCACTCGACGATCCATTCGCTGCGAAACGGCAGGCCGTACTGCACCAGCGTGGCGCAAAAGCCGCCCAACCGCTCGGCACGCGTCAATGAGTCGCTCTGGCCGCCAAGGTAGGCGATTTGGCTGTGGCCGCGTTTGATCAAAAATTCGGTGGCCAGTTTGGCGGCCTGCATGTTGTCCGGCCGCACCACGTCCACCCCATCGAGACCGCTGGAGCGCGCCACGCACACCAGCGGTACGCCCTGCTCGGCCGCCTTCTCCTTCAACCCAGCCGCCGCGCGAATGCCGCCGGCCAGCACGATACCGTCGACGCCCTGCGCCAGCAGCGCGTCAAACGCCCGCTGCAAGCCCTGGCCGTCGCGCCCGCTCTGGGTTAAAAACAGCAGTTTGTCGTGCGCCTCCAGCGCTTCGCTCAGCCCGGCGGTCATTTCGGCATAGAAGGGTTCGCAAATGTCGCGCAGAACGAGGCCGATCACCCCGGATTCACCGCCGCGCAGCGTCGCCGCCTGACGATTGCGCACGTAGCCCAGCAGCTCTATCGCCTGATTGACCTTCTCGACGGTGGTCGGCGAAATCCGCCCCTTGCCGCTCAACACCAGGGAAACCGTGGTGACCGACACGCCCGCCTGCTGCGCCACATCGGTGATGGTGATTTTTTTGATGCTCATAGTCTCTGCGAACCCGTTCCTGGGCAACCCGCGCCGTAATGATCAAGGGTATACCGAATCCGTTAGCTCAGTAAAACGTTTTACTGCCTGCCGCATTGTCGCCAAAAACCGGGCGGCAGATTTGTGATTGGTGGCGCATTTTTGCTAGGTAAAACGTTTTATCTTCTTTTTACCTAATCAACAGTCCCCTTTTTGCTCGTCTTTTCGCCAGGAGAAGTCGGTTATGTCAGCAGCCAACAAACCCAAAATCACCCTCTGGGAGTTCTTCCAGAGCCTGGGCAAAACGTTCATGTTGCCCGTCGCCTTGCTCTCTTTCTGCGGCATCATGCTGGGGATCGGCAGCTCGCTGAGCAGCCGCGACGTGATCACCCTGATGCCGTTTATCGGCCACCCGATCTTCCAGCTGATCTTCACCTGGATGAGCAAGGTTGGCTCCTTCGCCTTCAGCTTCCTGCCGGTGATGTTCGCCATCGCCATTCCGCTGGGCATGGCGCGCGAAAACAAAGGCGTCGCCGCGTTCTCCGGTTTCGTCGGCTTCGCCGTGCTGAATCTGGGCACCAACTTCTACCTGACCGCCGCCGGCGTGCTGCCCACCAGCGATCCGCTGGTGCTGAAAGCCAACAATATCCAGAACATCCTCGGCATTCAGTCGATCGATACCGGCATCCTCGGCGCGGTGATCGTCGGCATCATCGTCTATCGCCTGCATGAACGCTTCCACACCATCCGCCTGCCGGACGCACTGGCGT
Above is a window of Serratia nematodiphila DZ0503SBS1 DNA encoding:
- a CDS encoding Mal regulon transcriptional regulator MalI, producing the protein MSIKKITITDVAQQAGVSVTTVSLVLSGKGRISPTTVEKVNQAIELLGYVRNRQAATLRGGESGVIGLVLRDICEPFYAEMTAGLSEALEAHDKLLFLTQSGRDGQGLQRAFDALLAQGVDGIVLAGGIRAAAGLKEKAAEQGVPLVCVARSSGLDGVDVVRPDNMQAAKLATEFLIKRGHSQIAYLGGQSDSLTRAERLGGFCATLVQYGLPFRSEWIVECDCRQREAAQAAEQLLRHYPNITAVVCHKASVALGAYFGLTRSGRSIGSDGVDAYYGRQVALIGFGDVPEAELTEPPLTFVSSSAREVGRSAAARLLQRIGDADLPAQNVILPPTLIRRGSA